Proteins from one Oscillatoria sp. FACHB-1407 genomic window:
- a CDS encoding D-galactonate transporter → MVNGQWLIVNGQSSIVDGQWLIVNGQSSIVDGQWLKARTSN, encoded by the coding sequence ATGGTCAATGGTCAATGGTTGATAGTGAATGGTCAATCGTCAATAGTTGATGGTCAATGGTTGATAGTGAATGGTCAATCGTCAATAGTTGATGGTCAATGGTTAAAGGCTAGAACAAGCAACTAA
- a CDS encoding glycoside hydrolase family 57 protein, whose product MAIGYLALVLHAHLPFVRHPESDYVLEEEWLFEAITETYVPLLQVFEGLKRDGVDFKLTMSMTPPLVSMLRDPLLQERYDAHLAQLEELAEMEVERNAHNGHLRYLAEYYATEFNKVREVWERYNHDLVTAFKQYQDTNNLEIITCGATHGYLPLMKMYPQAVWAQIQVACQHYEENFGQPPRGIWLPECAYYEGLERMLADAGLRYFLTDGHGILYARPRPRFGTYAPIFTETGVAAFGRDHESSQQVWSSEVGYPGAPEYREFYRDLGWDAEYEYIKPYIMPNGQRKNTGIKYHKITGKGLGLGDKTWYDPYWAREKAAEHAGNFMYNRERQVEHLHGIMQRPPIIVSPYDAELFGHWWYEGPWFIDYLFRKSWFDQGTYAMTHLADYLKGHPTQQVCRPSQSSWGFRGFHEYWLNETNSWIYPHLHKAAERMIDLARREPTDELEWRALNQAGRELLLAQSSDWAFIMRTGTMVPYAVRRTRSHLMRFNKLRDDILMGKIDSGWLEKVEAIDNIFPSINYRVYRPL is encoded by the coding sequence ATGGCTATTGGCTATCTTGCTCTGGTTCTTCATGCTCACCTGCCGTTTGTTCGCCATCCCGAAAGTGACTATGTTTTAGAAGAAGAGTGGCTATTTGAGGCTATCACGGAAACCTACGTTCCTCTGCTCCAGGTCTTTGAGGGACTTAAACGTGATGGCGTCGATTTTAAACTCACCATGAGCATGACACCGCCCCTCGTGTCGATGCTGCGTGATCCACTCCTCCAAGAACGCTATGATGCTCACCTGGCTCAGCTAGAAGAACTGGCAGAGATGGAGGTAGAGCGCAACGCTCACAACGGGCACCTGCGCTACCTGGCGGAGTATTATGCCACCGAGTTTAACAAGGTACGCGAAGTCTGGGAGCGTTATAACCACGACTTAGTGACGGCGTTCAAGCAATATCAGGATACTAACAATTTAGAGATTATTACCTGCGGGGCAACACATGGCTACCTGCCCTTAATGAAAATGTATCCCCAGGCGGTTTGGGCACAAATTCAGGTTGCCTGTCAGCACTATGAAGAAAACTTTGGGCAACCCCCCAGAGGCATTTGGCTACCAGAGTGTGCCTACTATGAAGGGCTAGAGCGAATGTTAGCCGATGCGGGGCTACGCTACTTCCTGACGGACGGACACGGCATCCTCTATGCGCGCCCGCGTCCTCGCTTTGGCACCTATGCCCCCATCTTTACGGAAACTGGAGTAGCTGCCTTTGGACGGGATCACGAATCGTCGCAACAGGTGTGGTCTTCAGAAGTGGGCTATCCGGGCGCACCTGAATATCGCGAGTTCTATCGCGACCTGGGCTGGGATGCGGAGTATGAGTACATCAAGCCCTACATCATGCCCAATGGTCAGCGCAAAAATACAGGCATCAAGTACCACAAAATCACGGGCAAAGGGCTGGGGTTAGGTGACAAAACCTGGTACGACCCCTATTGGGCACGAGAGAAAGCGGCAGAGCACGCAGGCAACTTCATGTACAACCGGGAGCGGCAAGTCGAGCATCTGCACGGCATCATGCAGCGTCCCCCAATTATCGTCTCGCCCTACGATGCTGAGTTGTTTGGGCATTGGTGGTATGAAGGACCGTGGTTCATCGACTACTTGTTCCGGAAGTCCTGGTTTGACCAGGGCACCTATGCGATGACGCACCTGGCAGACTACCTGAAAGGGCATCCAACCCAACAGGTTTGTCGTCCATCCCAATCCAGTTGGGGTTTCCGAGGCTTCCATGAATATTGGTTAAACGAAACCAACTCCTGGATTTACCCGCACTTGCACAAGGCAGCGGAACGGATGATCGACTTAGCCCGTCGAGAACCGACCGATGAGTTAGAGTGGCGTGCCCTCAACCAGGCTGGGCGCGAACTCTTGCTGGCGCAATCCTCGGACTGGGCGTTCATCATGCGAACCGGAACGATGGTGCCCTATGCTGTGCGTCGGACGCGATCGCACCTGATGCGGTTTAACAAACTGCGGGACGACATCCTCATGGGCAAGATCGACTCCGGTTGGTTAGAAAAGGTAGAGGCGATCGACAATATCTTCCCCAGCATCAACTACCGCGTTTATCGACCGTTGTAG
- a CDS encoding AI-2E family transporter, producing the protein MKVAPEQRISFSISNLLLVLGTLLLLVILWQLRSLIVLLMISIVLAASIAPVVDWAEQWRIPRWLTVVLVYLGLIAGLTGVILIIGPTAFTQIEQLIRQLPVAFSNLIVAIENWILTLNSTRPELVSQLEKFLNVQGLVAWGVRSSQELLVRSYSVTTGIVGGVFSLILALFISGYMLSDSRTLINSLIRLFPEPWDERLAAQIAPISSRIGTYIRGRVLVSVILGIMTTLGLGFLGLSEFALGLGAIAAVTNLIPFLGPILGAVPALIVALSQGWWTLLWVLLLFVIIQNLETYVLDPLLVGASVGVHPLYQLLAVLGGTQVLGILGALIVPPWVAGAAVLLENLYLQPKLMAEKQVILGTDISSKPKAPV; encoded by the coding sequence TTGAAAGTCGCACCAGAACAACGCATTTCGTTTTCTATCTCAAACCTGTTGCTGGTTTTAGGAACTCTGCTGCTACTGGTAATTTTGTGGCAGTTACGGAGCCTGATTGTGTTGCTGATGATCTCAATTGTCTTAGCTGCCTCGATCGCCCCAGTGGTCGATTGGGCTGAGCAGTGGCGCATTCCCCGCTGGCTGACGGTTGTGCTGGTCTACCTGGGGCTTATTGCGGGTCTGACAGGGGTGATTTTGATCATTGGTCCGACTGCATTTACCCAAATTGAGCAACTGATTCGGCAGCTTCCCGTTGCTTTTAGTAATCTCATCGTCGCGATAGAAAACTGGATACTCACGCTGAACAGTACCCGCCCAGAGTTGGTTAGCCAACTGGAAAAGTTTTTGAATGTGCAGGGCTTGGTGGCGTGGGGAGTGCGATCGAGCCAGGAGTTGCTGGTGCGGTCTTACAGCGTGACCACTGGGATTGTCGGAGGGGTGTTTAGCCTGATTCTGGCTTTATTTATTTCGGGTTACATGCTGTCTGATAGCCGCACGCTGATCAATAGCTTGATCCGCCTCTTTCCGGAACCGTGGGATGAACGACTCGCCGCCCAAATTGCCCCAATTAGCTCGCGCATCGGCACCTACATTCGGGGGCGGGTGCTGGTGTCAGTCATCCTGGGAATTATGACGACGTTAGGACTGGGTTTTTTGGGGTTGTCGGAGTTTGCTCTGGGGTTAGGGGCGATCGCCGCTGTGACTAATCTCATCCCCTTTTTAGGTCCGATTTTGGGCGCGGTGCCTGCGCTGATCGTTGCCCTCTCTCAGGGATGGTGGACGCTGTTGTGGGTGTTGTTGCTCTTTGTGATCATTCAAAACCTGGAAACCTATGTGCTCGATCCGCTGTTGGTGGGTGCCTCCGTGGGAGTCCACCCGCTGTATCAACTGCTCGCCGTTCTGGGTGGCACACAGGTTCTGGGAATTTTAGGCGCATTGATTGTGCCCCCCTGGGTCGCAGGGGCAGCCGTACTGTTAGAAAATCTCTATCTGCAACCCAAATTGATGGCAGAGAAGCAAGTGATCCTGGGGACAGATATTAGCTCCAAGCCCAAGGCTCCGGTTTAG
- a CDS encoding FG-GAP repeat protein yields MNDILLHQNSLLPNPAGNTWRINLEQLRVADAQEETFPRIDDGDEPYFAVIGFRSRFNTLNSTQVFINDFTDEDWANEVDDGDVRTIPQSMGSVSFNNINLVSADELNNGVMPELVGAIAIAFERDTSRWSDIYRLMEEIQGIVNQALIQLVEEGQLDLTNLRDGLGGVIEQVRSRMEVSFLEKIGEFLTPLSNSDDYIGLHSFWLPAIDADLASDITFPTFANATVGALSERSFSLDANPIEFRGDGARYEVGAAVRVDTHIANSPEAYDEFGSVLIAGNFNGASGTDLAIGVQFEDIAAAINAGAVNVAYGTNSGLTASNNQIWHQGVVGLPWTAETNDLFGTSLAAGDFNRDGRDDLAIGVSGEDNDTGAVNVLYGSAAGLGTVRRQDWSQGSSGIEGAEEVGDRFGSSLTVGDFDGDGYDDLAVGAVGEAVGSRTEAGAVNILYGSGTGLSNDNDQIWQQDVENVQGNASTGDRYGSSLAAGDFNGDGRDDLAIGVTGEDAYALDNAGAVNVLYGTVSGLTAIGDQLWNQDSNGVLDTAEANDRFGSSLATGDFNGDNRDDLAIGVTFEDIGTVVDAGAVSVLHGSDTGLTAVNDQFWHQNNLGAGTEVGVGDRFGAALAVGDFNQDGFSDLAIGVPYEEVNGITNAGAVNVLYGSTTGLTAVGRQVWHQNSPFVEETAESGDRFGSSLTAGDFNNDGYSDLAIGVPGENVGSILNAGATQILYGSATGLSAFAFSVLDLNPSPQPTLTI; encoded by the coding sequence ATGAACGATATCCTCTTGCACCAAAACAGCCTTCTTCCCAACCCTGCGGGCAATACCTGGCGAATTAACTTAGAGCAATTGCGGGTCGCTGATGCTCAAGAAGAAACCTTTCCTAGAATTGACGATGGTGATGAACCCTACTTTGCTGTCATTGGGTTTCGCTCGCGTTTCAACACACTCAACTCAACCCAGGTTTTCATCAACGATTTTACAGACGAAGATTGGGCAAACGAAGTAGATGATGGCGATGTTCGCACCATTCCTCAAAGCATGGGGTCGGTGTCCTTCAACAATATCAACTTGGTCAGCGCAGATGAGTTAAATAACGGCGTCATGCCGGAATTGGTAGGGGCGATCGCCATTGCCTTTGAGAGAGATACAAGCCGTTGGAGTGATATTTATCGCTTGATGGAAGAGATTCAAGGCATTGTGAATCAAGCATTGATTCAGTTGGTTGAAGAAGGACAGCTGGATCTGACTAACCTGCGAGACGGGTTGGGTGGTGTGATTGAGCAAGTGCGATCGCGAATGGAGGTCAGTTTTTTAGAGAAAATTGGTGAGTTTTTAACCCCCCTGAGTAATAGTGATGACTACATTGGATTGCATTCCTTCTGGTTGCCAGCGATCGACGCTGACCTGGCAAGTGACATTACCTTTCCCACGTTTGCCAATGCTACGGTTGGGGCGTTGAGCGAACGCAGCTTTAGTCTAGATGCCAATCCGATTGAGTTTCGGGGCGACGGTGCCCGCTACGAAGTAGGAGCCGCTGTTCGGGTGGATACCCACATCGCTAACTCACCCGAAGCTTATGACGAGTTCGGTTCGGTGTTAATTGCAGGCAATTTTAATGGAGCCAGTGGCACCGATTTGGCGATCGGGGTGCAATTTGAAGACATTGCGGCTGCGATTAATGCTGGAGCCGTGAACGTCGCCTATGGCACCAACAGTGGGCTGACAGCCAGCAACAACCAGATCTGGCACCAGGGAGTGGTCGGATTGCCCTGGACGGCTGAAACCAATGATCTATTTGGCACGAGTCTGGCGGCGGGTGACTTTAACCGCGACGGCAGAGACGATCTGGCGATCGGGGTGAGCGGCGAAGACAACGACACCGGGGCGGTGAATGTGCTGTATGGTTCTGCTGCTGGCTTAGGCACTGTGAGACGGCAAGACTGGAGCCAGGGCAGTTCGGGAATTGAGGGGGCAGAAGAAGTGGGCGATCGCTTTGGTTCTAGCCTGACGGTGGGTGACTTTGATGGTGATGGATACGATGACCTGGCGGTGGGAGCCGTGGGTGAGGCGGTCGGTTCACGGACAGAAGCGGGAGCCGTCAACATTCTTTATGGGAGCGGTACAGGCTTATCGAACGACAACGATCAAATCTGGCAGCAGGACGTTGAAAACGTTCAGGGCAATGCATCCACGGGCGATCGCTATGGGTCGAGTCTGGCGGCAGGCGACTTCAACGGAGACGGCAGAGACGATTTGGCGATCGGAGTGACTGGTGAAGACGCCTATGCTCTGGATAATGCTGGGGCAGTCAACGTGCTCTATGGAACAGTCAGCGGATTAACGGCGATCGGCGACCAACTGTGGAATCAAGACAGCAACGGAGTCCTCGACACCGCCGAAGCCAACGATCGCTTTGGCTCCAGTCTTGCAACAGGCGACTTCAACGGTGACAACCGGGATGACCTGGCGATTGGTGTTACCTTTGAGGATATCGGAACGGTTGTTGATGCAGGTGCAGTCAGCGTCTTGCATGGCTCAGATACCGGACTCACTGCCGTCAATGACCAGTTCTGGCATCAAAACAACCTGGGAGCAGGCACCGAGGTAGGCGTGGGCGATCGCTTTGGGGCGGCTCTCGCCGTTGGAGACTTTAACCAGGATGGATTCAGTGATCTGGCGATCGGTGTCCCTTACGAAGAGGTCAATGGCATCACGAACGCCGGAGCAGTGAATGTGCTGTATGGTTCTACAACGGGCTTGACTGCGGTTGGCAGACAGGTGTGGCACCAAAACAGCCCATTTGTGGAAGAAACCGCCGAATCAGGCGATCGCTTTGGCTCCAGTTTGACCGCAGGTGACTTTAACAACGATGGTTACAGCGACTTGGCGATCGGCGTTCCGGGTGAAAACGTTGGCAGCATTCTTAATGCAGGGGCTACGCAGATTCTCTATGGTTCTGCTACTGGGCTGTCTGCCTTTGCCTTTTCTGTCCTTGACCTGAATCCCTCACCACAACCTACGCTCACTATTTGA
- the surE gene encoding 5'/3'-nucleotidase SurE: MTVVITNDDGIDAPGIRALRRAVELVCGADTAIALAAPQEQYSGCGHQVTTSRPIQVQQQADQEFAIAGTPADCTRLALTHLVPDAQWVLSGINPGGNLGADVYISGTVAAVREAAFHRIPGIAISHYINRRRAIDWEVAIARTAKVLDKLLHHPPEPGTFWNVNLPHPEAGDPEPELIFCPLCTQPLPAQYRMDGNYFLYAGEYGSRARDPEADVDVCFSGNIAVTQIRL, from the coding sequence ATGACAGTTGTAATTACCAATGACGATGGCATTGATGCTCCGGGCATTCGGGCATTGCGTCGAGCCGTCGAGCTAGTTTGTGGAGCCGATACAGCGATCGCCCTGGCGGCTCCTCAAGAGCAATATTCGGGATGTGGTCATCAGGTCACGACCAGTCGTCCGATACAGGTGCAACAGCAAGCCGATCAAGAGTTTGCGATCGCTGGAACTCCGGCTGACTGCACCCGTCTTGCCCTGACTCATTTGGTTCCTGACGCTCAGTGGGTGTTATCGGGTATCAATCCGGGTGGCAACCTGGGAGCCGATGTTTATATTTCCGGTACGGTGGCGGCGGTGAGAGAAGCGGCGTTTCATCGTATACCGGGAATTGCGATTTCCCACTACATCAATCGCCGACGGGCGATCGATTGGGAGGTGGCGATCGCCCGAACAGCCAAAGTTCTCGATAAACTGTTGCACCATCCACCGGAACCGGGCACTTTCTGGAACGTTAACCTGCCCCACCCAGAAGCAGGTGACCCAGAACCGGAGCTAATTTTTTGCCCCCTTTGCACCCAACCCTTACCCGCACAATATCGCATGGATGGCAACTATTTTCTCTATGCGGGGGAATATGGGAGCCGTGCTCGTGATCCCGAAGCAGATGTGGATGTGTGCTTTTCGGGCAATATTGCCGTGACTCAGATCCGGCTGTAG
- a CDS encoding tetratricopeptide repeat protein translates to MGTSITVDSHTFGTEVLQKSHEKPVLVDFFATWCGPCQMLKPMLEKLAQEYDFVLAKVDIDRNPDLANTYGVEGVPDVRVVTQGEVQDGFVGVLPEPQLRELMSKLNLKSGLEIGFEAIQVAKTAGDAEEVKRLFGELIERYPDNRPLLLEAAKFLIRQNRLDSAEKLLSSIQEYEKGYFAQAQAMRSLIQFQRECENPVIDQPLDEAYLQAARAVLAEDYETALEGFLDIVGRDRKYRNDGARKAMLTLFDLLGDDHPLTKTYRRRLMSTLY, encoded by the coding sequence GTGGGAACCTCGATCACGGTGGATAGCCATACCTTTGGTACGGAGGTGCTGCAAAAATCCCATGAAAAGCCAGTGCTGGTAGATTTCTTCGCCACCTGGTGTGGTCCCTGCCAAATGCTGAAGCCCATGCTGGAAAAGCTGGCGCAGGAGTACGACTTTGTGCTGGCGAAGGTAGACATCGATCGCAACCCCGACTTAGCCAACACCTATGGGGTGGAAGGTGTGCCCGATGTCCGGGTCGTGACTCAGGGCGAGGTGCAGGATGGCTTTGTCGGGGTTTTGCCGGAACCGCAGTTGCGCGAGTTGATGAGCAAACTCAACCTCAAATCAGGCTTGGAGATCGGTTTTGAGGCAATCCAGGTGGCAAAAACCGCCGGAGATGCGGAGGAAGTGAAGCGACTCTTTGGAGAGTTGATTGAACGCTATCCCGACAACCGTCCGCTATTGCTGGAAGCGGCTAAGTTTCTGATTCGCCAGAACCGCCTCGACTCTGCGGAGAAGCTGTTAAGCTCCATCCAGGAATACGAGAAGGGGTACTTTGCTCAAGCCCAGGCAATGCGATCGCTCATCCAATTTCAGCGCGAGTGCGAGAATCCGGTGATCGATCAACCCCTCGACGAAGCCTATCTACAAGCGGCTCGTGCCGTGTTAGCCGAGGATTATGAAACGGCGTTAGAGGGCTTTTTAGATATCGTGGGGCGCGATCGCAAATATCGCAACGACGGTGCCCGTAAAGCCATGCTGACATTGTTTGACCTACTGGGAGACGATCATCCACTCACGAAGACCTATCGTCGCCGCCTGATGTCAACACTGTATTAG